In the Colletes latitarsis isolate SP2378_abdomen unplaced genomic scaffold, iyColLati1 scaffold0013, whole genome shotgun sequence genome, gtgagcctttctctctcgactcccacgaggcggaccgaaattacttcgggcagcttcggaataatcgagaaagagggcatgtgtcagtttgcctttgtcgactttccgaaactccacgagctcacgtacgcgtgatctgccatgtgtgagtatcgcaccgggtgctgaatctggcatctatgccgTCGGCGCTTCGACACTCGTCGCGGGAACGTGTAACAAACTGTGGTGATTGCGGTTACATCGCGAGCACGTGGTGCGAACCGGACACGTCGGAACCATGTGTCCATCGCGAAGATAGTTAAAACAGGCGTTGGTCCGAGTCACTAGATCTCGCCGCTGCGTAGGTTGTAGGCTATGGAACGCCGGACATCGATATAACGGATGCTTCGATCCGCACATCGGGCACCGGTTCACAGCTGTATTCGCTGCGTGCGTGCGAACTCCCGTCGAGGACGCTGATCGCGGCGCGGCGAGGCGCGCGGCCGAAGTTTCGGGCTTGTCGTGAAGCGCCTCGAGAGCGCGGATCCGCGCAACGAGGAATTGGTCGAGCTCGTCGAAGGTGGGAGGCTCGGTGCTTGCTCCGCGGGATATCTCCCACTCTCGTAGCGTACGGCGGTCTAGCTTGGCGGTAAGCAGGAAGACGATGACGTCATCCCATGTATCCACCGGGCGACCGATACTGCGCAACATGGCGATCGACTCCTTCGTCGTGTCGCGAAGACGAGACAATTCGTCCGCGGACTCGCTACCAATAACCGGCAGCGAGACGAAATTGCTTAATAATGTTGATACTATTACGCGCTTGTTATTGTACCGGTCTGCTAGCGTCATCCAGGCCGGTTCAAAATTCGCGTCGGTTATCGAGAAATGGGCGATCAGGTTCGCGGCATGACCTTCGGcggacgattttaaatagtgtaaTCGTTTCACGTTCGTTAGGGACTTATTGTCTAACACGAGCGATTTGAACAGATCGCGGAAACTGTGCCATTCGGCGTACGACACAGCGACTTTGGGCAGCGGGATCCGCGCGAGTTTCGCGACGGAGATGGAGTCGCCTGTGGGCGCGGGAGTGGGACTCGGTTGCGCGGCGCTGGTCGCAGTGCATTTCGCTGCAACGTCGGCGAAAAAGTCGCACGATGCCCAATAATTCTCCTGCACCTTTTCGAAAGTTTCCTCGGTAAAGTACGGCATGATAGACTTAGCGTGAGCGGGGACTAACTGCAGAAACTCCAGGTACAGCTTCTCGAAGCGCATCCACTCGCCGTCCAGTCTCTTGAGCTGTCCCTCGGCGCTGGCTGCGGAGAACTTAGCCTGACCTTCCTTCCGGTAgttaacctccatccggatgatgGGGTGGGCGATGACCTACAGCTGGTGTAGATGGGCTTCCACGGTCTGATTGGTCAGCGGCGCTGATGTTGCAGCTCGTGCGGTCTCCATTTTGCG is a window encoding:
- the LOC143350689 gene encoding uncharacterized protein LOC143350689, coding for MEVNYRKEGQAKFSAASAEGQLKRLDGEWMRFEKLYLEFLQLVPAHAKSIMPYFTEETFEKVQENYWASCDFFADVAAKCTATSAAQPSPTPAPTGDSISVAKLARIPLPKVAVSYAEWHSFRDLFKSLVLDNKSLTNVKRLHYLKSSAEGHAANLIAHFSITDANFEPAWMTLADRYNNKRVIVSTLLSNFVSLPVIGSESADELSRLRDTTKESIAMLRSIGRPVDTWDDVIVFLLTAKLDRQTTSATLVTC